One window of the Holophagales bacterium genome contains the following:
- a CDS encoding DIP1984 family protein, with protein sequence MKLSEALSIRADLQKRMAQVLERACNCATYQEGTKPPEDANVLYREYGELAAQCEALVQRINQTNSATRIEGAKTISDVIAARDTSACAPKPHVDSRTPRLIRLHVSAVPRSARSPVSTSRPSARNSMRS encoded by the coding sequence ATGAAACTCAGCGAAGCGCTGTCGATCCGCGCTGATCTCCAAAAACGAATGGCGCAAGTCCTCGAACGGGCGTGCAACTGTGCGACATACCAGGAGGGAACGAAGCCCCCGGAGGACGCAAACGTGCTCTATCGCGAGTACGGGGAGCTTGCCGCGCAATGTGAAGCTCTCGTGCAGCGCATCAATCAAACGAACTCCGCGACGCGCATCGAAGGAGCGAAAACGATCTCCGATGTCATTGCCGCGCGCGACACCTCCGCCTGCGCGCCGAAGCCGCACGTCGACTCGCGGACGCCGCGATTGATACGGCTCCACGTATCGGCCGTTCCGAGATCCGCACGATCACCAGTATCGACGTCCCGTCCCTCCGCGCGGAATTCGATGCGCTCATGA